The following is a genomic window from Nitrospirota bacterium.
TGGGACGGATATACAAACAGGCGGGGGAAAGAAAATAATTCCTCATATCGCGGAAATGTTACGGACATGATAAATACTGTAAATGAACTTATTCACCCGTATCAGATTTTGACAGGGACCATAACTGATGAAGCGCATGATTACCCTGACGGCATTAAATACGACACACAAGGAATAAAAATTCGTCATTCGAGGACAAGGCCAAAGAACGTTACACTTAACGGCAAAAATGTCATTCAGACGGGAATGTCTATTTTATCTGATGCGAAAAATATTAAAGAGCTTAAGAAGGAATATCATAAATCTGCTGATAATGAAATCTTTGGGGTCGTTACCCATGAAATAGATTTTGAGAATAGTCCTGAAATCATAAAGGAATGGTTCAGGTTCGTGAAATATAGAGACAATCGGATTCAGACCGTGAGCGAAATAATTTCTAACTACCGGAAAGATTATAATATTGAATGCTGTGACAAGCCTTTGACTTTTTCAAAAGATGTCACCGGCATTAGGGTATGATTTGGCAAATGGCTTTCAAACTGAACATTATAACGGCTTACTCAGCAAAAGAAATTAAGGAGAGGCTCTTTTTGTCTCTTCAAGAATATCATGAGCTGCTTCCTGCATCAAAGACATCAAAAATATTGCTTAAGCCAAACCTTAACGCCAACATGAACGCTCTTACAGGAAACACAACTGATTTGAGGCTTCTTGCAGCGGTCATTGAATACCTCAAAGTTAATGGATATAAAAATATTGCAATAGGGGAAGGCACTAACAGCGGTTATTACAGAAATAATATCAGCGTCATTTCCCGGCTTAAAATAGATGAACTGGCAAAATATTATGGCGTTAAGGCAATTGATTTTAATTTCGCGGAACCGGTTTATATTGCTTTTGAAAATGGAGTCAAAGCAGGTATTGCAAAAGATTGCGCAGAGGCGGATTTTATTATCAATATGCCTAAACTCAAAACTCATTTTGAAGTCGGAATGAGTGTGTGCCTTAAAAACCTGATGGGCTGCCTTGTGGGTCAGGAAAACAAGAAAAAGACACACCAGAGTCTGGCGCGGAATATCTTAAATATAAATGAGCATTTAAAGCCAAATTTTCATATAGTTGACGGCCTGATAGCCATGGAAGGACTCGGGCCTACAAGGGGCAAACCTAAAAAAATGGGGATTATTATTTTAGGAGCTAACCCCTATCTCATAGACCTGTTATGTGCAAAAATTGCCAATTTTGATTACCGCTTAATCACCACATTAAAACTGGCTGAAGACAAAGGCCTTATAACCAAAGACTATCACGAATTCATACAAAGTCAGGACATCAATGACTTAATTAAAGAGTTTGAAAAACCAAAGGCAAATTTCTTCGCCTCTTTTATACACAGTCCTAAAAGGCAGAAGTATTTTCTGGCTGTCCGCAACACAAAATTTTTTACCTATCTGGCAGCAAC
Proteins encoded in this region:
- a CDS encoding DUF362 domain-containing protein; the encoded protein is MAFKLNIITAYSAKEIKERLFLSLQEYHELLPASKTSKILLKPNLNANMNALTGNTTDLRLLAAVIEYLKVNGYKNIAIGEGTNSGYYRNNISVISRLKIDELAKYYGVKAIDFNFAEPVYIAFENGVKAGIAKDCAEADFIINMPKLKTHFEVGMSVCLKNLMGCLVGQENKKKTHQSLARNILNINEHLKPNFHIVDGLIAMEGLGPTRGKPKKMGIIILGANPYLIDLLCAKIANFDYRLITTLKLAEDKGLITKDYHEFIQSQDINDLIKEFEKPKANFFASFIHSPKRQKYFLAVRNTKFFTYLAATELFGKLLFLSGLRQDNFIKEEMSFEGFSFDKGRCTKGCTKCKDYCPVGLELPEGLAEHRNNGCIGCLYCFLVCPTKAIEFGGKLGFLTEQIRQYDDITRKVA